The proteins below are encoded in one region of Deltaproteobacteria bacterium RIFCSPHIGHO2_02_FULL_44_16:
- a CDS encoding 30S ribosomal protein S3, with the protein MGQKTHPEGFRLGISKTWKSRWFAKGPEYARKVHEDEFIRKELKQKLKHTGISKIEIERPSGKIIINIFTSRPGLVIGKKGAGIDSLRGELQAKTKDVVMVNIREVRKAELDAQLVAENVALQLERRVAFRRAMKKAVQTTLKFGAEGIRIQCSGRLGGAELARCEWYREGRVPLHTLRADIDYGFAQAFTTYGTNGVKVWIYRGDILDV; encoded by the coding sequence ATGGGACAAAAAACACACCCCGAAGGATTTCGACTTGGCATTAGCAAAACCTGGAAGTCGCGATGGTTTGCTAAAGGCCCTGAGTATGCTCGTAAAGTTCATGAAGATGAATTTATTCGCAAAGAGTTGAAGCAAAAATTAAAGCATACCGGTATTTCGAAAATTGAAATTGAACGTCCTTCAGGGAAAATTATTATTAATATTTTTACCTCTCGACCAGGTTTAGTGATCGGGAAAAAAGGCGCTGGTATTGATTCGCTTCGCGGTGAACTTCAAGCAAAGACCAAGGATGTGGTGATGGTCAATATTCGTGAAGTTCGCAAAGCGGAGCTTGACGCTCAATTGGTTGCCGAAAATGTCGCGTTGCAACTCGAACGTCGAGTTGCCTTTCGTCGTGCGATGAAAAAAGCAGTTCAAACGACGCTTAAATTTGGCGCTGAGGGTATTCGTATTCAGTGTTCAGGACGGTTGGGTGGTGCAGAACTTGCTCGTTGCGAATGGTATCGTGAAGGACGTGTTCCGCTTCATACACTTCGCGCAGATATTGATTACGGTTTTGCGCAAGCATTTACAACGTATGGAACAAATGGGGTGAAGGTGTGGATTTATCGAGGCGATATTCTTGATGTTTAA
- a CDS encoding 50S ribosomal protein L16 has translation MLEPKKVKYRKQQKGRLRGIALRGCNLSFGDYGLQATTFGFITARQIEAGRMAVSRTSKRGGKLWVRIFPDKPMSKKPAETRMGKGKGSPEFWVAPVKKGRMIYELKGVEKELAVQALTRAAHKLSVRTKIVTREDYREAG, from the coding sequence ATGTTAGAACCAAAGAAAGTAAAATATCGGAAACAACAAAAGGGACGTCTTCGTGGGATTGCGTTAAGGGGCTGCAATCTTTCTTTCGGAGATTATGGTCTTCAGGCAACGACCTTTGGATTTATTACCGCGCGTCAAATTGAAGCGGGACGTATGGCGGTCAGTCGTACTTCAAAGCGTGGCGGAAAACTCTGGGTTCGTATTTTTCCTGATAAACCGATGAGTAAAAAACCTGCTGAAACTCGAATGGGAAAAGGAAAAGGATCTCCTGAGTTTTGGGTTGCTCCGGTCAAAAAGGGGAGAATGATTTATGAACTCAAGGGAGTAGAAAAGGAACTTGCAGTGCAAGCTCTTACGCGAGCTGCGCATAAGCTCTCCGTAAGAACGAAAATTGTGACGCGGGAGGATTATCGTGAAGCAGGCTGA
- a CDS encoding 50S ribosomal protein L29, with the protein MKQAEVKQRSLDELMRNIDSLHQEKFQLRVKKSLGQLKQTSELRRVQRALAKLLTERTRRSKEALNKESS; encoded by the coding sequence GTGAAGCAGGCTGAAGTGAAACAACGATCACTCGATGAACTCATGCGCAATATTGATTCTCTTCACCAAGAGAAATTTCAATTGCGCGTGAAAAAATCACTTGGGCAGTTGAAACAGACATCTGAACTTCGACGTGTGCAACGGGCTCTTGCAAAGCTTTTGACAGAGCGCACGCGAAGAAGCAAAGAAGCTCTGAATAAGGAGTCATCATAA
- a CDS encoding 30S ribosomal protein S17 — protein sequence MEGQKIKTGVVVSNSMQKTIAVNVERMSRHAVYGKYIRRKKKFLAHDEKNECQVGDKVEICECRPLSKRKRWRVLRVLEKNGVSL from the coding sequence ATGGAAGGCCAAAAAATAAAAACAGGTGTCGTGGTTTCAAACAGCATGCAAAAAACCATTGCGGTGAATGTGGAACGAATGTCGCGCCATGCGGTATATGGGAAGTATATTCGTCGCAAGAAGAAATTTTTAGCGCATGATGAGAAAAACGAATGCCAGGTTGGTGATAAAGTCGAAATTTGTGAATGTCGTCCTCTTTCTAAAAGAAAGAGATGGCGCGTTCTTCGAGTCTTAGAGAAAAATGGAGTGTCATTATGA